A window of the Ignavibacteriales bacterium genome harbors these coding sequences:
- a CDS encoding nucleotidyltransferase yields MEISKDFEEFFGLLNKYDVRYLVVGGYAVAIHARPRFTNDIDIFIEASEANARKLVAALQEFGFGDVGIAVEDLVRPNQVLQLGYPPFRIDLLTSISGVAFAAAWPRKVSAEYGGQSVYFIGKEDLVVNKREAGRKRDLEDLSDLL; encoded by the coding sequence ATGGAAATCTCAAAGGACTTCGAAGAGTTTTTCGGATTGCTAAACAAATATGACGTTCGATATCTTGTTGTCGGTGGCTACGCTGTCGCGATCCATGCCAGACCGAGATTCACTAACGATATCGACATTTTTATTGAGGCAAGCGAAGCAAACGCTCGAAAACTCGTCGCAGCCCTTCAAGAATTTGGATTTGGGGACGTGGGTATTGCAGTCGAAGACCTGGTCAGACCCAATCAGGTTCTTCAGTTAGGATATCCGCCCTTCAGAATAGACTTGCTCACATCGATCTCCGGAGTAGCCTTCGCCGCTGCTTGGCCTCGGAAAGTGAGCGCGGAGTACGGCGGTCAAAGTGTCTATTTTATCGGCAAAGAAGATCTGGTTGTGAATAAAAGGGAGGCAGGGAGGAAAAGGGATCT